In the Thiomicrorhabdus sp. genome, one interval contains:
- the glcF gene encoding glycolate oxidase subunit GlcF — protein MQTHLPQDLLATEQGKQADKILRSCVHCGFCLSACPTYGLIGDELDSPRGRIYLIKSVLEGNEVTQNTLDHLDRCLTCRSCETTCPSGVEYGHLLDIGREISERKSPRSIWQKTIRYAVRKSLTTPWFFNLVIRCAPFLRHSEAVQFTVDELALQQQLKDREDALQHSVLLISGCVQPALAPNINQSSVRVLNKLGWNVIETPQQQCCGAVEHHLSGQKNALKQIKANIDAWSRYLDQGVKAIISNASGCGVMIKDYPSLFLDEPEYLQKARRIAENTKDISEFLIAQDLSIFTHYDNQKITFHSPCTLQHGQKLQGVVEDALRRLGYRVNRVKDAHLCCGSAGTYSIFQPKLSKQLRQNKLDNLLEEKTEIIVTANIGCLMHLQKGTKVPVKHWIELLRI, from the coding sequence ATGCAAACTCATCTACCTCAAGATTTACTCGCCACGGAACAGGGCAAACAAGCGGATAAGATTCTGCGCTCCTGCGTGCATTGCGGTTTCTGTCTGTCGGCCTGTCCGACTTACGGTCTGATCGGCGACGAACTCGACTCGCCGCGCGGACGCATCTATCTGATCAAAAGCGTTCTGGAAGGCAATGAAGTCACCCAGAACACACTGGATCACCTTGATCGCTGTCTGACCTGCCGTTCTTGCGAAACCACCTGTCCCTCAGGCGTCGAATATGGCCATCTGCTGGATATCGGCCGCGAAATCAGCGAACGGAAAAGCCCGCGTTCAATCTGGCAAAAAACAATCCGCTATGCGGTGCGCAAAAGCCTGACCACGCCGTGGTTCTTCAATCTGGTGATCCGCTGCGCGCCGTTTTTGCGTCACTCGGAAGCCGTGCAGTTCACCGTCGACGAACTGGCCCTGCAACAGCAACTTAAAGACCGCGAAGACGCTCTGCAGCACAGCGTGCTGTTGATCTCCGGCTGTGTGCAACCGGCGCTGGCACCGAATATCAATCAGTCAAGTGTCCGTGTTCTGAACAAACTCGGCTGGAATGTTATCGAAACGCCCCAGCAACAGTGCTGCGGTGCGGTTGAACATCATCTGTCCGGCCAGAAAAACGCCTTAAAGCAGATCAAGGCCAACATCGATGCCTGGAGCCGCTATCTGGATCAGGGTGTCAAAGCGATTATTTCCAATGCCAGCGGCTGCGGCGTGATGATCAAGGATTATCCGTCGCTGTTTCTCGACGAGCCGGAGTATCTGCAGAAGGCGCGTCGCATCGCCGAGAATACCAAGGACATCTCCGAATTTCTGATTGCGCAGGATTTGTCGATTTTTACTCATTATGACAATCAGAAAATCACTTTCCACTCGCCTTGCACTCTGCAACACGGACAGAAGCTGCAAGGTGTGGTCGAAGACGCTCTGCGCCGTTTAGGTTACAGAGTAAATCGCGTTAAGGACGCACACCTGTGTTGCGGCTCTGCCGGAACCTATTCCATTTTTCAGCCCAAGCTCTCCAAACAGTTGCGTCAAAACAAACTGGACAACCTGCTTGAAGAGAAGACCGAAATCATCGTAACCGCTAATATCGGTTGCCTGATGCACCTTCAGAAGGGGACTAAGGTGCCGGTCAAACACTGGATTGAATTACTCAGAATATAG
- a CDS encoding FAD-binding protein — MSIECQHHQPETAQLADQIKQAVADNKLLQIVGNQSKVPLYDDAEPISIADHCGIVDYEPAELVVTVKAGTKLSELQAALAEHNQMLGFEPPEYGDSTIGGTYACALTGPSRPFRGALRDFVLGTKMIDGQGRHLQFGGKMIKNVAGYDVSRMMCGSKGSMALVTELSLKVLPLVEETTYCIEMPEGEAILLMNQMAGTSLPLSGCAYYQGRFYYRVAGEHPEQTNRVEVNACTNDIWKILNPFRPQLEPGVKLWRLDVESTNPAIENTIAVGMGGTRRWIASEKKPKHPYTTLWQSRFAPRHNDTPQVQKIKQGLKKVFDPHHVFKDL; from the coding sequence ATGAGTATCGAATGTCAACATCACCAGCCGGAAACCGCCCAACTTGCCGATCAGATCAAACAGGCGGTGGCGGATAACAAGCTGCTGCAGATTGTCGGTAATCAAAGCAAAGTGCCGCTTTACGACGATGCCGAACCGATTTCCATTGCCGACCACTGCGGCATTGTCGATTACGAACCTGCCGAACTGGTCGTCACGGTCAAGGCCGGAACCAAACTGTCGGAACTGCAAGCGGCCCTGGCCGAGCATAACCAGATGCTCGGTTTCGAGCCGCCGGAATATGGCGATTCAACCATCGGCGGCACCTACGCCTGTGCGCTGACCGGCCCATCACGCCCTTTCCGCGGTGCGCTGCGCGATTTCGTTCTCGGCACCAAAATGATCGACGGCCAAGGACGTCACTTGCAGTTCGGCGGCAAGATGATCAAGAACGTCGCCGGTTACGACGTCTCGCGCATGATGTGCGGTTCGAAGGGTTCGATGGCGCTGGTCACCGAACTCAGTCTGAAAGTTCTGCCGCTGGTCGAAGAGACGACTTACTGCATCGAAATGCCGGAAGGCGAAGCGATCCTGCTGATGAATCAGATGGCCGGAACCTCTCTGCCATTGTCCGGCTGTGCTTACTATCAAGGCCGTTTCTACTATCGTGTTGCCGGCGAACACCCCGAACAGACCAACCGTGTCGAGGTCAACGCCTGCACCAACGACATCTGGAAAATTCTCAACCCGTTCCGCCCGCAACTGGAACCGGGTGTAAAGCTGTGGCGTCTGGATGTCGAGAGTACCAACCCGGCAATTGAAAATACCATTGCCGTCGGAATGGGAGGAACCCGCCGCTGGATCGCCAGTGAAAAAAAGCCGAAACACCCTTATACCACTTTGTGGCAATCGCGTTTCGCGCCGCGACATAACGATACACCGCAGGTGCAGAAGATCAAACAAGGCCTGAAAAAGGTGTTTGATCCGCATCATGTGTTTAAAGATTTATAG
- a CDS encoding DNA/RNA non-specific endonuclease — MTPSQLKRLFRPITALLFKRPKLLLLIPVIGGLWYGYEVGIARPAQSYMGVPKVQSGLAAMGWSHILRNNGFMLEYSESLKNPLWVTYKVSDKRYVPGKRPSSFSQDWRSWSMVTHQDYTGSGYDRGHMAPNYLIASRYGREAQKQTFLMTNITPQKGTLNQKAWQRLEEVIANDFSAKEGEFWVVTGPVFSKLPTYLKGGKVAIPQAFYKILIKPQSGNEPTKALAFIFPQNAKPNANLMKFVTTIDDVEAQTGIDFFSELEDDIEIPLEATETPSAWQLKKVANRPSRY, encoded by the coding sequence ATGACACCCTCTCAGCTAAAACGACTATTCCGCCCGATCACTGCCCTGCTTTTCAAACGCCCGAAACTGCTGCTGTTGATACCGGTCATCGGCGGTCTTTGGTACGGTTACGAAGTTGGCATTGCCCGCCCGGCGCAAAGCTACATGGGCGTTCCTAAGGTTCAGTCCGGACTGGCGGCTATGGGCTGGTCACACATTCTGCGCAATAACGGCTTTATGCTGGAATACTCCGAAAGCCTGAAAAACCCTCTGTGGGTCACCTATAAAGTCAGTGACAAACGCTACGTTCCGGGCAAACGACCAAGCAGCTTTTCTCAAGATTGGCGCAGCTGGTCGATGGTCACCCATCAGGATTACACCGGCAGCGGTTATGATCGCGGGCATATGGCGCCGAATTATCTGATCGCCAGCCGTTACGGACGCGAAGCTCAGAAACAAACCTTTCTGATGACCAATATCACGCCGCAGAAGGGCACTTTGAACCAAAAAGCCTGGCAGCGGCTGGAAGAAGTCATCGCCAATGATTTTTCCGCAAAAGAAGGGGAATTCTGGGTGGTAACCGGACCGGTTTTTTCCAAATTGCCAACCTACCTGAAAGGCGGAAAAGTCGCCATTCCGCAGGCGTTTTATAAAATTCTGATCAAGCCGCAAAGCGGCAACGAACCGACCAAAGCATTGGCCTTTATCTTTCCGCAAAATGCCAAACCGAATGCAAACCTGATGAAATTCGTCACCACCATTGACGACGTCGAAGCCCAAACCGGCATCGACTTTTTCTCCGAGTTGGAAGACGACATCGAAATCCCGCTGGAAGCGACCGAAACACCGTCCGCATGGCAATTGAAAAAAGTCGCCAACCGCCCGTCACGCTACTGA
- a CDS encoding FAD-linked oxidase C-terminal domain-containing protein: MDVIQALEEAIGRKNVLSSEEECRPFECDGLSAYRQKPLAVALPEDIEQVKRVLRICKQYQVPVITRGSGTGLAGGTLPLQDGIVLGLSKLNKILKIDPLQRTALVQPGVRNIEVSQAVEEFGLYYAPDPSSQIACSIGGNVAENSGGVHCLKYGLTVHNVTMVKVLNMDGEEFVFDEKDDGIDLLALLNGSEGLLGVIVEIKIKLLPKPDAAQLVMAGFDSVSACADAVTAVLEQGIIPAGLEMMDKFSIKAAEEFARVGYPLDVEALLLCEVDGSHDQVQVDSKRVADILRDGGATTITISQNEKQRIALWQGRKNAFPAVGRFSPDYYCMDGTIPRKRLAYVLEEIEELSHKYGLKVANVFHAGDGNLHPLILYDANKPGELQETEKFGAEILKLCVDVGGTITGEHGVGVEKLDSMCHQYHGPELEIFHGIKEVFDDTGLLNPGKAVPTLHRCAEVGQMHVHNNCLPFPELERF; this comes from the coding sequence ATGGATGTAATTCAGGCACTTGAAGAGGCCATTGGCAGAAAAAACGTATTATCCAGCGAAGAAGAGTGTCGACCTTTCGAATGCGACGGTTTATCCGCCTATCGACAGAAACCTCTGGCGGTCGCTTTGCCCGAAGACATCGAACAGGTCAAACGCGTCCTGCGGATCTGCAAACAGTATCAGGTGCCGGTCATCACCCGCGGTTCCGGAACCGGCCTGGCCGGCGGAACCCTGCCGTTACAGGACGGCATCGTCTTAGGATTATCCAAGCTCAACAAGATTCTCAAAATCGATCCGCTGCAAAGAACCGCACTGGTGCAACCCGGCGTGCGCAATATCGAAGTTTCGCAGGCGGTTGAAGAATTCGGCCTGTATTACGCCCCGGATCCGTCATCGCAGATCGCCTGTTCGATCGGCGGTAATGTTGCAGAAAACTCCGGTGGCGTCCACTGCCTGAAATACGGCCTGACGGTGCACAACGTCACCATGGTCAAGGTTTTGAATATGGACGGCGAGGAATTCGTCTTTGACGAAAAAGACGACGGTATCGATCTGCTGGCGCTGTTGAACGGCTCTGAAGGTCTGCTCGGCGTCATTGTCGAAATAAAAATCAAGCTGCTGCCGAAGCCGGACGCCGCCCAGCTGGTGATGGCCGGATTCGATTCGGTCAGCGCCTGCGCCGATGCGGTCACTGCCGTACTGGAACAGGGCATTATTCCGGCCGGTCTGGAAATGATGGACAAATTCTCCATCAAAGCCGCCGAGGAGTTTGCCCGTGTCGGCTATCCGCTGGATGTCGAAGCGCTGCTGCTATGCGAAGTCGACGGCAGCCACGATCAGGTGCAGGTCGATTCCAAGCGCGTCGCCGATATACTCCGCGACGGCGGTGCCACCACCATCACCATTTCACAAAACGAAAAGCAGCGTATCGCTTTATGGCAGGGTCGCAAAAACGCCTTCCCTGCGGTCGGACGCTTTTCGCCGGATTACTACTGCATGGACGGCACCATTCCGCGAAAACGTCTCGCCTATGTACTCGAAGAAATCGAAGAGCTGTCGCACAAGTACGGCCTGAAAGTCGCCAATGTATTCCACGCCGGTGACGGAAATCTGCACCCGTTGATTCTCTACGATGCGAATAAACCCGGCGAACTGCAGGAAACCGAAAAATTCGGTGCCGAAATCCTGAAGCTGTGTGTCGATGTCGGCGGCACCATTACCGGCGAACACGGCGTCGGCGTCGAGAAACTCGACTCCATGTGCCATCAGTATCATGGGCCGGAACTGGAAATTTTCCACGGTATTAAAGAAGTATTCGACGATACCGGCCTGCTGAATCCCGGTAAAGCCGTTCCGACACTACATCGCTGCGCCGAAGTCGGCCAGATGCATGTTCACAATAACTGCCTGCCCTTCCCGGAACTGGAGCGTTTTTAA
- the cmoB gene encoding tRNA 5-methoxyuridine(34)/uridine 5-oxyacetic acid(34) synthase CmoB, whose translation MKRHYHSFWSHLNDTRLQHWKSELPPLIDEALHPEGNGNLPRWLDALQIINTFPSNQTYDLEQSAIRVGEVLSPEDKAKLTAALKALHPWRKGPFNIHGIEIDTEWRSDWKWDRVRPHLASMEGKRVLDVGCGSGYHLWRMAAEQPKLAVGIDPSLLFLSQFLTLKHFIGEEVPAYFLPLTLEQLPVSPKGGAFDTVFSMGVLYHRRSPIDHILELKNQMTPGGELVLETLVVPESFGQLLVPEDRYAQMRNVWFLPSVEELSIWMRRCGLQNVRCVDLNQTSIEEQRPTEWMEWNSLESFLDPNDHNLTVEGYPAPLRAVMVANKPK comes from the coding sequence GTGAAACGACATTACCATTCTTTCTGGTCACATCTTAACGACACGCGTCTACAGCACTGGAAAAGCGAATTACCGCCGCTGATCGACGAAGCGCTGCATCCAGAAGGCAATGGAAACCTGCCGCGCTGGCTGGATGCCCTGCAAATCATTAACACCTTCCCGAGCAATCAGACTTATGATCTGGAGCAGTCGGCAATCCGTGTTGGAGAAGTCCTCTCTCCAGAAGACAAAGCGAAGCTGACGGCCGCTTTAAAAGCGCTGCATCCTTGGCGAAAGGGGCCGTTCAATATTCACGGAATTGAAATCGACACCGAATGGCGCTCAGATTGGAAGTGGGATCGCGTCCGTCCGCATTTGGCTTCGATGGAAGGCAAACGCGTGCTGGATGTCGGTTGCGGCAGCGGCTACCACCTGTGGCGCATGGCGGCTGAACAGCCGAAACTGGCGGTCGGCATCGATCCGAGTCTGTTGTTTTTAAGCCAGTTTCTGACTCTGAAACACTTTATCGGCGAAGAAGTCCCGGCTTACTTTCTGCCATTGACCCTGGAACAACTGCCGGTTTCTCCGAAAGGCGGCGCTTTCGACACCGTCTTTTCGATGGGCGTTCTGTATCACCGCCGTTCGCCGATCGATCATATTCTGGAATTGAAAAACCAGATGACACCAGGTGGTGAACTGGTGCTTGAAACACTGGTGGTCCCAGAAAGTTTCGGGCAATTGCTGGTGCCGGAAGATCGTTATGCACAGATGCGCAATGTCTGGTTCCTGCCGTCGGTTGAAGAACTCAGCATCTGGATGCGCCGCTGCGGTTTGCAGAACGTGCGCTGTGTCGACCTCAACCAGACGTCGATTGAAGAGCAGAGACCAACCGAATGGATGGAATGGAACTCGCTGGAATCCTTCCTCGATCCGAACGACCACAATCTGACCGTCGAAGGCTATCCAGCCCCGTTAAGGGCGGTCATGGTCGCCAATAAACCGAAGTAA
- the cmoA gene encoding carboxy-S-adenosyl-L-methionine synthase CmoA, with translation MNIPSDKDTIYSIAHEAVGAFQFDESVVAVFPDMIQRSVPGYQTILTGIGELTKLHAQTNSNLYDLGCSLGAASLTMRRALKVEGCRIIGVDNSEAMIKRANEYLHAYHSEIPVDLFCADINDLAIENASVVVINFTLQFIDPDQRLPLLQKIYQGLKPGGVLILSEKIHFEDTALQRSIEHMHLQFKRANGYSELEISQKRSSLENVLISDTENEHLQRLQEAGFASAGIWFQAYNFASFLAIK, from the coding sequence ATGAACATTCCCAGCGACAAAGACACCATCTATTCAATTGCACATGAAGCCGTCGGCGCCTTCCAGTTCGATGAATCGGTCGTGGCGGTGTTCCCGGATATGATTCAGCGTTCGGTGCCCGGTTATCAAACCATTTTGACCGGCATTGGCGAACTGACCAAGCTGCACGCTCAGACCAACAGCAACCTTTACGACCTTGGCTGTTCACTCGGCGCAGCCAGCCTGACCATGCGCCGTGCCTTGAAGGTTGAAGGTTGCCGGATTATCGGTGTCGACAACTCCGAAGCAATGATCAAGCGCGCCAACGAATATCTGCATGCTTACCATTCGGAAATCCCGGTCGATCTGTTTTGTGCCGACATCAACGACCTTGCAATCGAAAATGCCTCAGTGGTCGTCATTAACTTCACGTTACAGTTCATCGATCCCGATCAGCGGCTGCCGCTGCTGCAAAAAATCTATCAGGGACTGAAACCGGGCGGAGTGCTGATTTTGTCGGAAAAAATCCATTTCGAAGACACCGCTCTGCAACGGAGCATTGAACACATGCACCTGCAATTCAAACGAGCCAACGGCTACTCCGAACTGGAAATCAGCCAGAAACGCTCGTCGCTGGAGAACGTCCTGATCAGCGATACCGAAAACGAACACCTGCAACGTTTGCAAGAGGCCGGATTCGCCTCGGCAGGCATCTGGTTTCAGGCCTACAACTTCGCCTCCTTCCTGGCAATAAAATAG
- a CDS encoding formate--tetrahydrofolate ligase, producing MSDIEIAHNAKMRPISQLAEEQYGIPHEHLDPYGHYKAKLSLEYVDSLSHKSEEGKLILVTAISPTPAGEGKTTTTVGLGDAMNRLGKKTMICLREPSLGPCFGMKGGAAGGGYSQVVPMEDINLHFTGDFHAIGVAHNLLAAMIDNHINHGNALGIDARRIKWKRVVDMNDRALREITIGQGGPANGYLREDGFDIVVASEVMAILCLATNRADLKERLGRIIIGYKTDRVTPVYASDLKAHGAMAALLKDAIKPNIVQTLENNLAIVHGGPFANIAHGCNSVTATKTAMKLADYTVTEAGFGADLGAEKFLSIKCRSAKIAPSAVVLVATVRALKFHGGVERDHLNQENLTALEKGFANLERHLKNVTQTYGLPCVVCINHFTYDSDDETALLIQKCEALGVRCVVSKHWAEGGAGAEELAKAVLEIVDHRDPGFEYVYDINAPIWDKIETIASKVYGAAGITAGTKVKEEIQRLQEHYGDLPICMAKTQMSFSTDPHAKGAPSGHTVEISDIKLENGAGFIVAIAGNMMTMPGLPKVPTAERIDIDDEGVITGLF from the coding sequence ATGTCAGATATTGAAATCGCCCATAACGCCAAGATGCGGCCGATCAGCCAACTTGCCGAAGAGCAGTACGGCATACCCCACGAGCATCTCGATCCTTACGGACACTATAAAGCGAAGCTGTCGCTGGAATACGTCGACAGCCTGAGCCATAAAAGCGAAGAAGGTAAACTGATTCTGGTCACGGCGATCAGCCCGACTCCGGCCGGTGAAGGGAAAACCACCACCACTGTCGGACTGGGTGACGCCATGAACCGCCTCGGCAAAAAAACCATGATCTGCCTGCGCGAGCCGTCGCTGGGTCCCTGTTTCGGAATGAAAGGCGGAGCGGCCGGCGGCGGTTATTCGCAGGTAGTACCGATGGAGGACATCAATCTGCACTTTACCGGCGATTTCCATGCCATCGGCGTGGCCCACAACCTGTTGGCGGCAATGATCGACAACCATATCAACCACGGCAATGCTCTGGGAATCGATGCCCGTCGTATCAAATGGAAACGCGTCGTCGATATGAACGACCGCGCTCTGCGGGAAATCACCATCGGTCAGGGCGGCCCGGCCAACGGCTATCTGCGTGAAGACGGTTTCGACATCGTCGTCGCTTCGGAAGTCATGGCGATTCTCTGCCTGGCCACCAACCGCGCCGATCTGAAAGAACGCTTAGGGCGCATTATTATCGGTTATAAAACCGACCGGGTCACTCCCGTATATGCCAGTGACCTGAAAGCTCACGGAGCCATGGCGGCACTGTTAAAAGACGCTATTAAACCAAACATCGTGCAAACGCTGGAAAACAATCTGGCGATTGTCCACGGCGGACCTTTTGCCAATATCGCACACGGCTGCAACTCGGTTACTGCCACCAAAACCGCCATGAAGCTGGCCGACTATACCGTCACCGAAGCCGGTTTCGGTGCCGATCTGGGTGCGGAAAAATTTCTCAGCATTAAATGCCGTTCGGCCAAAATCGCGCCTTCGGCTGTCGTGCTGGTAGCCACCGTCCGCGCTCTGAAATTCCACGGCGGCGTCGAACGTGATCACCTGAACCAGGAAAACCTGACGGCGTTAGAAAAAGGTTTCGCCAATTTGGAACGTCACTTGAAGAACGTCACCCAGACCTACGGCCTGCCGTGCGTGGTATGCATTAACCACTTCACCTACGATTCCGACGACGAAACCGCCCTGTTGATTCAAAAATGTGAGGCGCTCGGCGTACGCTGCGTTGTTTCCAAACACTGGGCCGAAGGCGGCGCCGGAGCCGAAGAGCTGGCCAAAGCGGTTCTGGAAATCGTCGATCATCGCGACCCGGGCTTTGAATACGTCTACGACATCAACGCGCCGATCTGGGACAAGATCGAAACCATCGCCAGCAAAGTGTACGGTGCCGCCGGAATTACCGCCGGAACCAAGGTCAAAGAAGAGATTCAGCGTTTACAGGAACATTACGGCGACCTGCCGATCTGTATGGCGAAAACTCAGATGTCTTTTTCGACCGACCCGCATGCCAAAGGCGCGCCTAGCGGGCATACCGTTGAAATCAGCGACATCAAACTGGAAAACGGCGCCGGCTTTATCGTTGCCATCGCCGGCAATATGATGACCATGCCGGGGCTGCCGAAAGTACCGACTGCCGAACGCATCGATATCGACGACGAAGGTGTGATTACCGGTCTTTTCTAA
- a CDS encoding alanine--glyoxylate aminotransferase family protein, with protein sequence MQSFNPPIRTLMGPGPSDIHPRVLQAMARPTIGHLDPAFVGMMDEVKELLKYAFQTENALTMPVSAPGSAGMETCFVNLVEPGDKVIVCINGVFGMRMKENIERFGGEAIVVADDWGTAVTPGKVEAACAANPDAKIVAFVHAETSTGACSDAKTICEIARKHDCLTIVDAVTSLGGVELRVDEWGIDAIYSGTQKCLSCVPGISPISFSEKALDKVRNRATKVPSWFMDLNLVMGYWGGGAKRAYHHTAPVNTLYALHESLVMLKEEGLENAWKRHAENHAMLRDGLQAMGINFVVPEEQRLPQLNSVWIPEGVDDAEVRSKLLNEYNLEIGAGLGDFAGKVWRIGLMGETCKKEKVLFCLAALEAVLG encoded by the coding sequence ATGCAATCGTTTAACCCACCTATTCGTACGCTCATGGGGCCAGGTCCTTCGGATATCCATCCTCGCGTGTTACAGGCAATGGCTCGTCCGACAATTGGCCACTTGGATCCGGCATTTGTCGGCATGATGGATGAGGTTAAAGAATTGCTGAAATATGCTTTCCAGACCGAAAACGCTTTGACGATGCCGGTTTCGGCTCCAGGTTCAGCGGGGATGGAAACCTGTTTCGTCAATCTGGTCGAACCGGGTGACAAGGTCATCGTTTGTATCAACGGTGTTTTCGGTATGCGAATGAAAGAGAATATCGAGCGTTTTGGCGGGGAAGCGATTGTGGTTGCCGATGACTGGGGTACGGCAGTGACTCCGGGTAAAGTCGAAGCAGCCTGTGCGGCCAACCCGGATGCGAAAATTGTTGCCTTTGTGCATGCAGAAACCTCAACCGGTGCTTGTTCGGATGCCAAAACCATCTGTGAAATTGCGCGCAAGCACGATTGCCTGACTATTGTTGATGCGGTGACGTCTCTGGGCGGTGTCGAGTTGCGCGTTGACGAGTGGGGCATTGATGCGATCTATTCCGGTACGCAAAAATGTTTGAGCTGTGTGCCGGGGATTTCGCCGATCAGCTTCTCGGAAAAAGCTTTGGATAAAGTTCGAAACCGCGCGACGAAAGTCCCAAGCTGGTTTATGGATTTGAACCTGGTAATGGGATACTGGGGCGGCGGTGCCAAGCGTGCTTATCATCATACAGCGCCGGTAAACACTTTATATGCATTGCACGAATCTTTGGTCATGCTGAAAGAGGAAGGTCTGGAAAATGCCTGGAAACGCCATGCGGAAAATCATGCGATGTTGCGTGATGGTCTGCAAGCGATGGGAATCAACTTTGTTGTGCCTGAAGAACAACGTCTGCCGCAGTTGAACTCGGTCTGGATTCCGGAAGGGGTTGATGATGCGGAAGTCCGCAGCAAGCTATTGAACGAATACAATCTTGAAATCGGTGCCGGTCTGGGCGATTTCGCCGGTAAAGTCTGGCGTATTGGCCTGATGGGTGAAACCTGTAAGAAAGAGAAGGTATTGTTCTGTCTGGCAGCTTTGGAAGCGGTTCTTGGGTAA
- a CDS encoding MoxR family ATPase: protein MSDSSNHTLSQRFQSLQAHINQHIIGQPHLTERMLIALLSDGHLLVEGPPGLAKTKAIKILSDLLEGSFHRIQFTPDLLPSDITGTDIYRPESGMFEFQAGPIFHNLILADEINRAPAKVQAALLEAMAEGQVSVGQRSMPMQPLFMVMATQNPLEQEGTYPLPEAQLDRFMLHVKVDYPDAASELRILELVEQEARHEDGESFEPISQQDLFAARNEILNLHMADSVKTYLVELIVASRQPQAYQNDLADLIAVGVSPRATIALSRCARAYAWLRGQEYVTPEHVQAVVHDVFRHRLILNFEAQAQGIDADAIVDRLLQLVPIT, encoded by the coding sequence GTGTCGGACTCAAGCAATCACACCCTATCGCAGCGTTTTCAAAGCCTTCAGGCGCACATTAATCAACACATTATCGGCCAGCCGCATCTGACCGAACGCATGTTGATCGCCCTGCTGTCTGACGGCCATCTACTGGTTGAAGGTCCTCCGGGTCTGGCAAAAACCAAAGCGATCAAAATTCTCTCCGACCTGCTGGAAGGCTCCTTTCACCGCATCCAGTTCACTCCCGATCTACTGCCTTCCGATATTACCGGAACCGACATCTACCGCCCCGAAAGCGGCATGTTCGAATTCCAGGCGGGACCGATTTTTCATAATCTGATCCTTGCGGATGAGATCAACCGTGCGCCGGCCAAAGTCCAGGCCGCTCTGTTGGAAGCCATGGCCGAAGGTCAGGTCAGTGTCGGCCAGCGCAGCATGCCGATGCAGCCGCTGTTTATGGTCATGGCAACCCAGAACCCGCTGGAGCAGGAAGGAACGTACCCCCTGCCGGAAGCGCAATTGGATCGCTTTATGCTTCACGTCAAGGTCGACTATCCGGATGCCGCCAGCGAACTGAGGATTCTTGAGCTGGTGGAACAGGAAGCGCGTCACGAAGACGGCGAATCTTTCGAACCGATCTCGCAGCAGGATCTGTTTGCCGCCCGTAATGAAATTCTCAATCTGCACATGGCGGATTCAGTGAAAACCTATCTGGTCGAACTGATCGTCGCCAGCCGTCAGCCGCAAGCCTACCAGAACGATCTTGCAGATTTGATCGCCGTCGGCGTCAGCCCGCGCGCCACCATTGCCTTATCACGTTGCGCAAGAGCTTATGCCTGGCTCCGAGGCCAGGAATACGTCACTCCCGAACATGTGCAGGCGGTGGTTCACGACGTTTTCCGTCACCGTCTGATCCTCAATTTCGAAGCCCAGGCGCAAGGCATCGACGCTGACGCCATCGTTGATCGGCTGTTGCAGCTGGTACCGATTACCTGA